AGCTTTACGATAATTCCCATTTCTTATTCCTCAAAAATTTTACAAGGAAAGCTTCACTCTGTCTCAATATAAATCGCTAATGGTAAATTACTGCCTCCTGAGTGCATTAATTCTAATGTGATGACTTCGTTTGCTCCATTTACTGTGTAGCTAGGTAGCTCAATGTATTCTTTGCCAGGTTTTAAGGTAGGGATTAAATGAACTTGTCCGTTAAATTTAATCGCGCCACTGTACAAACCGCCTCGGCCAGAGAGTTTGATTTTTACATTTTTTGCTTGGCCTGTAGGGTTGGCTACAGGGATTTTGACAATATAATTTATACCGAAATGCCCTGAATTGCCGACACTGCCATTAACTTGTGCAAGTGAGTTTTCTTTCGTAAATAAATGGTCTGTTTTGCCGTTTGAAATACTATAGCCGACTTCTTTGCCATCGATTTGATACGTTGGAAATTCCCCAATAATGGATGAGCTTGGCCAAACACCGCGTGGATGGGCTGCAGATGCATTAATTGCAACAGGGTCCGAGTGAATCGTCGCTAGGTCTTCATTATTTTTTGCAACAACCGTTCGGATTGTATAGTTGCTTTCACCTTCGCCTACTGACTGAATATCGAAGTCGTGCAAGAAGCCGATAATATACAAATTCAGTAATTCATAAGATTGGATAATTTTCGTTTCACCAGGAGCAATAGTAATGCCTTCTGATTCAGCTGGCTGTAAATTATTGTTCATTACTTGATCGGCGATTGGTAAGCCAATATCATAGTTAATCCAGCTGTGACTACTTTTTCTAAACACACCTTTTGAATTGGTTACTTGTAAAGTCGTATTTGTAGAATTATTTTCTAATGTTATGCCTAGCATTATGTCTTTACCGAGTGTATTGTAGTGCCAGCTAAATATTCGGTGCTCATTTAGCGCATTTTTTGTAACCACATTTTGCGCAGCAAGTGTTGCTGTTGAATGAGGGACATCACTCGTTGTTAATGTTTCGGGATTATCACTAACAAGCAACGAACGAGTACCTGATAATGTCGCAACAGGTATGCTTTGTGGTACAGGTGTTGAACCAAAGGATTTTTCTAAAAACTTACTTGTAAACATCGTTTGATATAAGTAAATATACATCTCTTTTTTATCACTTAAATAGCGTAAGTTGCCGCCTTCATCGACTGTATCGACGATGAACTTCACCGGGACATACATATTTTCTGCTTGTTTAAACGGCTGTTCTGCGGTTACGATCATTTCGTCGTTAATTTTGATGACATTACTACCATTTGTGAAAACAAAAATTAACCCGAAAAGCTGCAGTTCAAATTGATCGCTAGAAAGCCATTTACCTGTAGCATTTTCAAGGTTTTCATATAAATACTGCGCAGGGATATATGTTCTGCCTTGCTTTGTAATAATAGGATGATTCATCACAATTCGTTTGTTATTGATGTGTAAATAATAAGGCTCATCCGCAGTGGGTGGGTTTGTTTGTCCATCATTTAAAGATATGCTAACTGTACGTGTTTGCTGATTCCATTGGACGCTGCCGCCTAAATTTTCACTTAAGAATCGAATCGGTACATAGGTCTTATCCTTATAAAGAAATGGTGGCACATTAACTGTAACCTTTTTGCCATTCACGATTGCTGTTGTTGAATTGAGTGTGACAGCTACCTGATTATCATTGCGTACGGCACTTGCAGTTTTTGTTTGTTGATTCCATTGAACCTTCGCACCAATAATTTCGTATAAATTCCGCATTGGTAAAAATAGATGGCCGCTTTTATTTAATACGGGGTCTTTAAATGTTACTTTCTTTCCGTTTATGAGCACGGTCACGTTTTTTTCAATCGTCAAACCTTTGCTGATCGTTTGGTTTGCGAACGCTGCACTTTGATTTACGGATAAAAGGGCAATCGTCATGATCATCATAATAATCCAATATTTTTTTAACATAATAAAATTAATCGTTCCTCCATTAGTAAATAGTTGAATTACCGTAAGCTAATGTTGCATAGATACTTGCGGTAAATGTTTGAAACGATTGTATCGAATCAAAAAATCTTATTAATTATAGCATATTAGTCAGTCTGTCCTAAGGGTAATTTTTTATGATTATTGAGGGTAATGCTACTATCTATAATAAATTTCAGTAAATGCTTCCTATTGTTTTGTGATAAAAATTTGCTATCGATTGTTTGTTATTGTAGAAATGCTAAAGGTGAGAAAGGCTCACAAAAGAATAGAAATTAAAAAACATGAATTCGCAATTTTACTAGCGAAATCATGTTTTTTGAATTGTAAAGTATGATTTTTTTAGGTTAGTCAAAATAGAAAGGCTACTAACTTACATTATCAGAAAGCTCGTTTGGATTTGGCTCGGTCCTTTTCTCAGCCTTTAACGCGAGATAAATCATCATGACCAAAATGAGTGAAGTGCCTAGCCATTGAAAAGGTCCGAATGGTTCTTTAAGCCATAACACGGTAGCAAGTACTGCAGTCAGCGGCTCGATATTACCGAGTAAGCTCGTTTCCTTTACCGATAAAGTTTGTAAGCTTTCGATATAAAACCAAAAAGATAGCATCGTTCCGAAAATAATGACGATTATTAAATAAAGGATTGTCGATGCCGTCCAACTAGAAACATCGACTTCCCATGGTGCCTTAACAAAGCTAAGTGCAATACCAGCAAGCACCATGGCCCAACCAACAACAACTAATGAATCGAATCGTCTTAATAACGGAATGGCGTACAGTGTATAAAACGCGAGCGAAACCCCCGAAAGCAATCCCCAAACAACGGCAGGAAGTGGAACCGCAAGAGCCGAAATCGAGCCGTTTGTTAATAGCAAGAAGCTTCCACCAAGTGCGAGTGAAATGGTAACAGCATCCTTTTTCGTAAATTTTGCTTGGCCCCGCAATGCAACCCAGACAATAATCATCACAGGAGCTAAGTATTGCAATAATGTTGCGACCGCAGCATTGCCTTCCTTGATAGACGCCATATATGTATACTGTACTGCTAGCATGCCAACGAGCCCAAAAATAATAAGCCGCGTTGCACTGTATTTTTCACGCCAAATTTCGAAAATTTGCCCGCGGTCTTTAAAAATGGCTTGCGTTAACAATAGTAAAGTACCGGCAATAAGTAATCGTGTCGATACGAGCCAACTTACCTCGATTCCCTGAGAGAATAGCTGTTGTGTAACCGTTCCGCCAATTCCCCAAAAGAAACAGCCAGAGACAACGAGCATAAAGCCTATCATTCGTTTGTTTTTCATAATATCCCTCAATTTTTATATAGTACTTTCATTGTAGCGAATCTTAATTTGAAAAGCCACGTCCCTTTTTTCATGCAGACTTGATATTTAATAATTAAACAGTATTGGAGGGAAGTTTATGTTAACAATAAGCGCGGGGCATTTTGGGAGAGCTACGGGAGCAATTGGCTTTATCGATGAAGGAAGTGAAGTTGTCGAGGTGGTAAAAGGCTTACAAACGCATTTTCAGGCAAGTACTATTGCGCCACAGTTCATCATCGACCGTTATTCTAAAAACCAGGCACAAAATTTACGCTATTTGATCGCAGCGCATAACAAAACCAATCGTGTGCTAGATGTGAGTATACATTTTAATGCGATTAGCGAAAAAAGGGAAGCAGGTATTGGTACTGAGGTATTGTATGTCAACCCAAAATTGAAAGAATTTGCAGCTAATATGAGTGCGGTCATTGCTAAGGCAGGCGAATTCAAGGACAGAGGAGCAAAGCATCGAACAAATTTGGCATGGTTAAACAAAACGATGAAACCAGCCATTATCATTGAAATTTGCTTCGTGAATTCAAAAACGGATGTGCATTGCTATCAGAAAAATAAACCACAAATTATAGAAGAGATTTTTAAGCTGTTGGAAAGCTACGAACTTTATAAAAAATAATGAAAAATTTTAAAAAAGTTGTAACCTTTTTTTATTTAGTGCAACTAATGATATGTAAACATGGAAAGGAATGAAATTTATGACATTGAAAAGAATTGCACCTTTAGCGATTTCTGCATTATTATTAGGGGCTGTTGCAGCCAATGCAGAAGAACCAACTACGACAAATAGCGTAGAAGAAGTAGAAAAAGCTTCAATTTTCGTTCAACAAACAGGGAAGGTAACATCGGTTGAAGACTTTAATGATGGCAAATTATTCTTTGTAGAAGACGGCGAAAATATTTTCCACTTTTATGTAGACGATAACACACTTGTCTACGATAATACGGGGAAAGAAGTAAACCTAGAAGTTGGTAATACGATCTCATTATACGTTTATGGAAATCAACCAATGATTTTAATTTATCCACCACGCTACACACCATCAGTTGTAATTGTAGAAACTGAAAAGCCAGGCTTTGTAAAAGTAGATCAGTTCGATGAAAATCATTTAAGCGCTGATGGTCAATTACAGTTAAACTTAAATGAGGATTCAGTAATTGTGGACGCAAAAGGCAAAAAAGTTTCTGCTGAAGAATTAAAAAATTACAGTGCTATTGTATTTTATGGACCAACAACGAGAAGCTTACCACCACAAACTTCACCAGAAAAAACCGTGGTATTCCCAAAATTAGATAACACTGTTGCAGAAGAAACGCCAGATGCTGAACCAAAAATTGATGAAATTATCGACGGTGATTTTAGATTACTAGAGGGTCAAAAAATGGTACCTCTTCGTAAAGTCGCAGAAGGCTTAGGCTATAAAGTAGATGCGACGAAAAAGGGAGCAATCATTTCTAAAAATGCATTAACTTATACAATTACTCGCGACGAAAAAACGTATGGCTACAACAAAGCATTAGGTCAATTTAAAGTAGCACCAACGTTGTTAGAGGAAGGTAAAACATACGTAGAATATGATTTTGCATTAGAGCTTTTAAAATAATAGCGAATTAAAAACGTCACATGGAGTGACAAAGCATTCGAGACCAGTATTTTGCTGGCCCACATTTTTGATGTAAAGGGCTTATCCTGAAAGTGATTTCTGGATAAGCTTTTTTGCATAAATAAATTATTATTCCAAGAAAATGATTTCAAATGGCATTTTCCGTCTTTTGTAATCGTTTTGTAATGTATATGTAACAAATTTTTGATGTTTATACCCGTTATACCTATTTAAATTACATGCTTGTTTATTATACAATAATAGTCGAACAGCTATAGAAAGGAACTAGAAAACAAATGAATCAAAAATTGATTACATTGGTTGTTGCAGTTATCCTCACATGTGTAAGTGTACTAGCTGTCAATCCAGCATCTGCTAATATCGTGTTTGAAGATGTTGCGACAACCAATCCTGCTTATGATGAAATTCAGTATTTAATTGACCTCGGAGTAATTAATGGCTATCAAGAAAATGGTAAAACATTATTCAAGCCAAATGAAAGTGTAACTCGTGGGCATGCAGCAAAAATGGCAGTAATTGCAGCAGGTTATGGTCCACTAACAGTAAGTAAATCTTCTTACACAGATGTCAAAGTTGGCACACCAACGTCTGGTTATGTAGAGCGTGCCAAGGAATTAGGATTATTTTCGACAACATCAAGTATGTTTTATCCAAATGATCCCCTTACTCGTGATGAAATGAGTTATGTTTTAACAAAAGCTTTTAAATTAAATGCAAATGATTATAAAGACTATGCAATGGTGTTTACAGATGTAAGTTCTTCAAATACATATGCTTCATACATAAAGGCTATCTATTATAATGGGATATCAAATGGTAGTGGTGGAGGTAAGTATTTACCGAAAAGCCCGGTAACGCGTGCACAATTTGCTTCGTTTATCTCTCGTGCAAAGAGTGACAAGTTCCGATTACCTTTACCGTCAATTCCAGAAAAGGTTGATACAACACAAGTAATCGGTTTAATTTCGGTTACAACAGACGCATTAAATGTTCGAACTGCACCGAATACAAACGCGACAGTGATTGGAACGGTTAATACAGGTGGTAAATTATCTGTATACGCAGTAGAAGGAAACTGGTTAAAAGTTTCGTATAAAGGGCAATACGCTTATATTAGTAAGTCATATGCGAAGTTTTTAGCGCATGATGGTAGTTCGATTGGTTCGGCAATTAAAAAAGTCACAACGAACGAGAAGTTGAATTTATATTATACACCATCATCTTCATCGAAAGTCATTACACAAATTGCACAAGGGACAACCCTGTCAGTATATAAAGATGCAAGTGGCTATTACCTAACGATGGTAAATGGCATTCCAGGCTATATTGTGAAATCAAGTACAACAGATGTCGTAACGGAAACGCCAGATCCGGATCCTGGTGATGGTGGTGTGACGGTGAATACAATGGGGAAAGTAACAATCGGCGGCTTAAATATGCGTCAATCTGCTTCTTCAAGTTCGGCATCGTTAAAAACATTAGCAAAAGGGAAAGTTATTTCAGTTCATTCGATTTCAGGTTACTGGGCAAAAGTAACGGCTGATGGTGTAACAGGCTATGTACATAAATCGTATATTAAGCTCATGAACACGTCAGGTAGCTCGGTGAAGGGACGCATTATAATTATTGACCCAGGCCACGGTGGTAAGGACCCAGGCACATCGAAAGAAGGCAATACTGAAAAAGCTATCGTATTAAAGGTCGGAACACTTGTAAAGCAAAAGCTCGAAAATGCGGGCGCTAAAGTGTTCATGACTCGTACAGGCGATACGTACCCAACTTTGGAAGAGCGAGTAGCATTTACGAAGAACAATTACGGTGAAATTTTTGTTAGTGTCCACGTAAACTCCGCAACAGCTTCAAGTGCT
This portion of the Solibacillus daqui genome encodes:
- a CDS encoding DMT family transporter, whose translation is MKNKRMIGFMLVVSGCFFWGIGGTVTQQLFSQGIEVSWLVSTRLLIAGTLLLLTQAIFKDRGQIFEIWREKYSATRLIIFGLVGMLAVQYTYMASIKEGNAAVATLLQYLAPVMIIVWVALRGQAKFTKKDAVTISLALGGSFLLLTNGSISALAVPLPAVVWGLLSGVSLAFYTLYAIPLLRRFDSLVVVGWAMVLAGIALSFVKAPWEVDVSSWTASTILYLIIVIIFGTMLSFWFYIESLQTLSVKETSLLGNIEPLTAVLATVLWLKEPFGPFQWLGTSLILVMMIYLALKAEKRTEPNPNELSDNVS
- a CDS encoding N-acetylmuramoyl-L-alanine amidase, whose product is MNQKLITLVVAVILTCVSVLAVNPASANIVFEDVATTNPAYDEIQYLIDLGVINGYQENGKTLFKPNESVTRGHAAKMAVIAAGYGPLTVSKSSYTDVKVGTPTSGYVERAKELGLFSTTSSMFYPNDPLTRDEMSYVLTKAFKLNANDYKDYAMVFTDVSSSNTYASYIKAIYYNGISNGSGGGKYLPKSPVTRAQFASFISRAKSDKFRLPLPSIPEKVDTTQVIGLISVTTDALNVRTAPNTNATVIGTVNTGGKLSVYAVEGNWLKVSYKGQYAYISKSYAKFLAHDGSSIGSAIKKVTTNEKLNLYYTPSSSSKVITQIAQGTTLSVYKDASGYYLTMVNGIPGYIVKSSTTDVVTETPDPDPGDGGVTVNTMGKVTIGGLNMRQSASSSSASLKTLAKGKVISVHSISGYWAKVTADGVTGYVHKSYIKLMNTSGSSVKGRIIIIDPGHGGKDPGTSKEGNTEKAIVLKVGTLVKQKLENAGAKVFMTRTGDTYPTLEERVAFTKNNYGEIFVSVHVNSATASSASGTETYYNVSTGDQYEEDKKLATYINNEIVTNANMNNRGVKEGPFYVIRNMMIPSVLVELGFITNPSDQEKLINDKYVEIFAQSIYKGIVDYYGN
- a CDS encoding N-acetylmuramoyl-L-alanine amidase; amino-acid sequence: MLTISAGHFGRATGAIGFIDEGSEVVEVVKGLQTHFQASTIAPQFIIDRYSKNQAQNLRYLIAAHNKTNRVLDVSIHFNAISEKREAGIGTEVLYVNPKLKEFAANMSAVIAKAGEFKDRGAKHRTNLAWLNKTMKPAIIIEICFVNSKTDVHCYQKNKPQIIEEIFKLLESYELYKK
- a CDS encoding stalk domain-containing protein, coding for MLKKYWIIMMIMTIALLSVNQSAAFANQTISKGLTIEKNVTVLINGKKVTFKDPVLNKSGHLFLPMRNLYEIIGAKVQWNQQTKTASAVRNDNQVAVTLNSTTAIVNGKKVTVNVPPFLYKDKTYVPIRFLSENLGGSVQWNQQTRTVSISLNDGQTNPPTADEPYYLHINNKRIVMNHPIITKQGRTYIPAQYLYENLENATGKWLSSDQFELQLFGLIFVFTNGSNVIKINDEMIVTAEQPFKQAENMYVPVKFIVDTVDEGGNLRYLSDKKEMYIYLYQTMFTSKFLEKSFGSTPVPQSIPVATLSGTRSLLVSDNPETLTTSDVPHSTATLAAQNVVTKNALNEHRIFSWHYNTLGKDIMLGITLENNSTNTTLQVTNSKGVFRKSSHSWINYDIGLPIADQVMNNNLQPAESEGITIAPGETKIIQSYELLNLYIIGFLHDFDIQSVGEGESNYTIRTVVAKNNEDLATIHSDPVAINASAAHPRGVWPSSSIIGEFPTYQIDGKEVGYSISNGKTDHLFTKENSLAQVNGSVGNSGHFGINYIVKIPVANPTGQAKNVKIKLSGRGGLYSGAIKFNGQVHLIPTLKPGKEYIELPSYTVNGANEVITLELMHSGGSNLPLAIYIETE
- a CDS encoding stalk domain-containing protein; the protein is MTLKRIAPLAISALLLGAVAANAEEPTTTNSVEEVEKASIFVQQTGKVTSVEDFNDGKLFFVEDGENIFHFYVDDNTLVYDNTGKEVNLEVGNTISLYVYGNQPMILIYPPRYTPSVVIVETEKPGFVKVDQFDENHLSADGQLQLNLNEDSVIVDAKGKKVSAEELKNYSAIVFYGPTTRSLPPQTSPEKTVVFPKLDNTVAEETPDAEPKIDEIIDGDFRLLEGQKMVPLRKVAEGLGYKVDATKKGAIISKNALTYTITRDEKTYGYNKALGQFKVAPTLLEEGKTYVEYDFALELLK